In Pseudemcibacter aquimaris, the sequence ATATTTCTTTTTCACGATTGGATAAGTCCATTTATGCCTCCTAATTAATATAATTAGAGAGGTAAAATATTTTTTACATAATGTAAAGTATTTTTTACATAATAATTTTTGCGCAGTCTTTTGGATGACTGGTGATCATGAAATGACTTGCCCCTTTTATTTCAAATTGTTTGCAGTCAGGGATGTTATTTTTAAGTATATTTGAAATGGTTTTTGCAACAAAATTGGAATGACTGCCATGGGCGACGGTAACAGGAATATCAATGCCTCTTATGTCATCAGCATTGTATTTACATAACTGTTTGCAGAGTTCCCAATGGCGTAAATTATTTTTTGTCATTTCTGCCATCGCGTCTTGTACATGGGGAGGGATGACTTCGAATGAACCTTCAACGCCCCAAAAATCGATGACCCGCGCGCATGCATTTTTTTCACCATCCTGTGCGGCGTGGATAATATATTCTTCAGTGAAATCGGCAATAATCTGTTCAGCTTTATTTTCATTAAAAATTGATAATAATCCGACAGCAACTGGTTCAAATAGGGTCAGTCTTTTAACATTAAATGCTTTTGTAAGTGTCGCAGCCAGTGCCGCAACACCGCCATAAGAATGCCCAACTAAATGCACTGGTTCATTCATAATAGGGATTTGAGATTTGATGCAATCGAATTCAGTTTTGAATTTTGGATCATCAAAATCATGTGGATCGTCATTGCCACCATGCCCGGGCAGGTTAATAGAATAAGTTTTTACATTTTCATTCACGTGTTCTTTTATTTTACGCCAGCTTTTTGAGTTGGCAAAAGAACCGTGAATGAATATAATAGGTAAGTTGTTGTTTTTAAAAGAATTGTCAGCCATTTTGCTAGGTTATGATATTTTGCTGTTCAGCGCAAATTTATAAATTTTATTTTACATGCAATATAAAAATTTTCGAAATCTGTTAGGAATTGTCTTGATTTTTATCTAAAATTAACCAATTATTAACTATTGAGATTATGGGCAAAAATAAAATTTGGGTAAAAAAATGGATCTGAGGCATAAGATAAGTGCCCCCGAGCAGCATTTCGATTTCGATAGAAACGAGTTGAGTTCTAAAGAACAGCTTGCATTATATGATTATTGGCTTGAGCTAAAAGGTTCAAGAGATTTGCCTGCACGATCAGATTTTAATCCGATGAAAGTTCCGACAGCTCTGCCGTATATTGTTATGCAAGACGTGACGCATGACCCGGTCAGTTTTAAAATCCGTTTGATCGGTTCAAAATCAAAAGTACCATCACATTATATGGGAAAATCAATTAGTGACTTTCCCGAATTATGGAATGTGGCGGAAATGCTTAAGCAAGGTATCGAATACCGTAAGCCATATTTCTATTCAAACAGCATCAGCGTTGAACCTGAAATGATCAGGGATTACACATCACTTGTACTTCCTTTCTCCGAAGATGGGGAAAAGGTCAATATTGTGATGGGATGCCTTTGTTTCAACAGTAGATAATTTATCTATACTATTTCTTTGATCGCTTTTAAAAATGTAATGATTTCTTCTGCTGTGTTGTAATGACACATTGAAACGCGAATACATGATGGCTGATTAAGAGGAATAAGAACATTCCCGGAATAATGATCGTTCTTACGAACGTGAACACGGATTTGACGATCGCTTAATGCGCTGACCACATCAACGGAATCCATTCCATCAACATAAAATGAAACAAGTCCTTTACGGCCCGGATTATCAATGCCGCCAATGATAGTGACATTATCGTAATCTTTTAAGCCCTTAACATCACCCGTTCCATTAATCATTAAATCTGTGATGTCTTTTTCGTGTTGCATTACGGCTTTACCTGCCGCAACCAGTCTTTCGCGAAGGTCCGCTGAATTGCTAAAATGGCCACCAAGCCAATCAAAGTAATTCACCACTTCTGAAAATGTTGCATATGATCCGGTATCACGGGTACCAAGTTCCCATGCATCTTCAGGGCCGCCAATTAATGAATTATGCGGCAATACAGATAGACGAGGGGACACCCATCCAAGGCCATAACCGTGTCGAGAGAATACCTTGTATGGTGAAATAACATATCCATCAATATCATAACTATCGATATCAAGTGCGCCGTGTGCGGCTTGTTGAATGCCATCAACAATGATGAAACATTCTGGTGAAACGGCACGGATAGAGGCGGCAATGGCTTTTACATCATTGGCAACACCGGTCACGGGACTTGTATGTAAAATCGTGGCGACTTTGGTATTTTCAGTTACATATTTACTGTAATCATCCGCGGTGACATTACCATTTTCATCGTTATGCGGCACGCTGATGTAATTGGCGCCAATGACACCCGCCCAGCGAATAGCAGCACTTCGGGATGCGGGATGTTCAACGGTGCTGCCAATTACGTCACAATCTTTTGCTGTTGCAACGATGGCTGTGCTGATAATTCTGAATAATAATTCTGTGCCGCTTTCACCCGCAAAAATCACGCCATCTTTTGCCCCGAAAAACGCACGGGCATTTTCTTTTGCCCCATCAATAATATTTTGAAGTTCATGA encodes:
- a CDS encoding alpha/beta fold hydrolase, which gives rise to MADNSFKNNNLPIIFIHGSFANSKSWRKIKEHVNENVKTYSINLPGHGGNDDPHDFDDPKFKTEFDCIKSQIPIMNEPVHLVGHSYGGVAALAATLTKAFNVKRLTLFEPVAVGLLSIFNENKAEQIIADFTEEYIIHAAQDGEKNACARVIDFWGVEGSFEVIPPHVQDAMAEMTKNNLRHWELCKQLCKYNADDIRGIDIPVTVAHGSHSNFVAKTISNILKNNIPDCKQFEIKGASHFMITSHPKDCAKIIM
- a CDS encoding PAS domain-containing protein, producing MDLRHKISAPEQHFDFDRNELSSKEQLALYDYWLELKGSRDLPARSDFNPMKVPTALPYIVMQDVTHDPVSFKIRLIGSKSKVPSHYMGKSISDFPELWNVAEMLKQGIEYRKPYFYSNSISVEPEMIRDYTSLVLPFSEDGEKVNIVMGCLCFNSR
- a CDS encoding aminotransferase class V-fold PLP-dependent enzyme; amino-acid sequence: MFNDELMNNIRGSFELVEECPYQGKRIFFENAGGALTLKSVVDKSKEMAAIPDNQGRNNPAAHELQNIIDGAKENARAFFGAKDGVIFAGESGTELLFRIISTAIVATAKDCDVIGSTVEHPASRSAAIRWAGVIGANYISVPHNDENGNVTADDYSKYVTENTKVATILHTSPVTGVANDVKAIAASIRAVSPECFIIVDGIQQAAHGALDIDSYDIDGYVISPYKVFSRHGYGLGWVSPRLSVLPHNSLIGGPEDAWELGTRDTGSYATFSEVVNYFDWLGGHFSNSADLRERLVAAGKAVMQHEKDITDLMINGTGDVKGLKDYDNVTIIGGIDNPGRKGLVSFYVDGMDSVDVVSALSDRQIRVHVRKNDHYSGNVLIPLNQPSCIRVSMCHYNTAEEIITFLKAIKEIV